Within the Methanobacterium sp. BRmetb2 genome, the region AGAAGTGACTAGAGACGAATTATGTGAAATCGTTGAACAAGTTAAAATGCAAAGAGAAGAGGGTAAATATATTAACGACAAATTATTCAATAAGATAGTTAAATCCATCCGCGGACCGGTGGACTTCTAAAAATATAAAGCAATGAAAAGTTTTCAATAAAAAATAGTTTGAATCTTCTTTATTGTTTAGAATGATTATAAAATTGATTGTTAGTGGTTTTTGATATGAATATTACCGAGAAAATCTTAGCAAGGGCCTCCCAAAAAAGGGAAGTTAATCCCGGCGAACTAATTAAGGTAGATGTAGATCTAGCAATGACACATGATGGAACCTCCCCACCTACCATAAATACATTTAAAAAAATTGCAGATACAGTATGGGATAATGAAAAGATTGTTATTGTTTTTGATCATAATTTACCTGCAAATAATATTGGTTCTGCAGAATTTCAAAAAGTAACTCGGAAATTTGCCAGGGAACAAGGGATAAAGAATATTTACACTCATGGAGAGGGCATATGTCATCAGGTTCTCCCTGAAAAAGGATATATAAACCCTGGAAAAGTTATTGTAGGTGCAGATTCTCACACATGTACTTATGGGGCCTTTGGAGCATTTGCTACAGGTGTAGGGGCTACAGATATGGCTATGATTTTTGCAACCGGCAGGACATGGTTTATGGTTCCTGAAGCATATGAAATCATTATAACTGGTAATTTAGGACCATATACAACTGCGAAAGATGTTATTTTGAATGTTATTGGTGAAATTGGCTCTTATGGAGCAACATATAAATCACTTGAATTTCACGGAGAAACAGTAGAATCCCTGGATGTATCGGGAAGAATGACCATGTGTAATATGGCAGTGGAAATGGGGGCAAAAAATGGAATAATGGAACCTAATCCTCTGACATTGAAATATTTAAAAGAAAGGTCCGGTGATTCTTTTGAGATAGTAAGATCTGATAAAGATTCCCAATATGAAAAAGAATATTTATTTGATATAAATGATATGGAACCGCAGGTGGCATGTCCACATAATGTAGATAATGTAAAAAATATTTCCAAGGTCGAAGGGGTGCACATAGATCAGGCTTTTATAGGTTCATGCACCAATGGTCGTCTGGAAGATTTAAGAATAGCATCCCAAATCTTGGAAGATAAAAAGGTACACCCGGACGTTCGTTTAATAGTAATCCCCGCTTCTGCAGAAATTTATTCTAATGCCTTAAAAGAAGATATTATTGACAAATTTATATCTGCAGGAGCAATAGTTTGTAATCCTGGTTGTGGGCCTTGTTTAGGTGCTCACATGGGAGTAATAGGCTCTGGGGAAACAGCGATCGCCACCACCAACCGGAACTTTTTAGGAAGAATGGGCGACCCTGATTCAGAAGTTTATCTGGCAAATCCTGCTGTGGTAGCATCTTCAGCAGTAGAGGGCGTAATTAAAAACCCGGAATCATTAGTTAAATGACTATATCTTAGTTATCACTATAATATATCATAAAAAAATAAACATAGTGAGCAAAATGGATATTAACATCATTGATGAGATAAAAAAAGTTGAAAAAAAGATTGGTGAACTTTCTAATACTCAAAAAATTCTTTTAGCTACAGACGGTTCAGTCACAACTATATTAGATGTTTTAAATGGCGGTAAAATCAATATTAAAACCATGACCCAAGAATTTCAGGAATCTAATGAAGAAATTGCTAGGGCACTGGATATTATTGCAGGGGA harbors:
- a CDS encoding 3-isopropylmalate dehydratase large subunit (catalyzes the isomerization between 2-isopropylmalate and 3-isopropylmalate in leucine biosynthesis), yielding MNITEKILARASQKREVNPGELIKVDVDLAMTHDGTSPPTINTFKKIADTVWDNEKIVIVFDHNLPANNIGSAEFQKVTRKFAREQGIKNIYTHGEGICHQVLPEKGYINPGKVIVGADSHTCTYGAFGAFATGVGATDMAMIFATGRTWFMVPEAYEIIITGNLGPYTTAKDVILNVIGEIGSYGATYKSLEFHGETVESLDVSGRMTMCNMAVEMGAKNGIMEPNPLTLKYLKERSGDSFEIVRSDKDSQYEKEYLFDINDMEPQVACPHNVDNVKNISKVEGVHIDQAFIGSCTNGRLEDLRIASQILEDKKVHPDVRLIVIPASAEIYSNALKEDIIDKFISAGAIVCNPGCGPCLGAHMGVIGSGETAIATTNRNFLGRMGDPDSEVYLANPAVVASSAVEGVIKNPESLVK